The region aagacttgccctgtgaccagagccgggacaaggtccttcagcacccaaggctgatacaccaaagtacgcccctccatccctaccaccccagccgtcacacactgattgctattgggctAAGAGGTACCCCAGTGCCCCCAACCCCAccaaccccttaatctctagttatctggcttgcagtcattgccatgtatccccttttcttatttctttctacttcaaacacaatggggaatgacagctgagtgaattgtgcgccccctcctacactgcaccctgaggctggagcctctcctgcctctgcctcggcccggccctggggggtAGTAACATAAACAGCCACAtcagcttttaaagaccatgccacctTCAACAttacttgcaggggttccttgaaatccaaaaagtatttgcagggttcctccagggtaaaaaggttgagaaaggctgatttaCACACTTTGCACCATTGACCAAGGGGTAACATAGTAGCCAGGCATGTCCTGAGGAAGCAAGCAGACCTGTAAATACTTTTTGAAACTGTCCATTCACtttgagaacaaaaaaaaatctatgaacacAAGTCTATCCTAGTGAGACACTTATTCTTATATATTTTATGTTTTCACTTTTGAAATAGTCCTTTTTAATGGATGAGGGACGTCTGAGTTATGGTGCCTATCAGATGTTTGGGGACTACATGAACACAAATGGTCAGGCCTACTTgtcatatatggaggctgctctgGACATGAATGTCTTTAAATCTGCAAGGTACTGTAAACCGTAGAATGGTACTGTGCTTTATATttctctatttcttttcacattgATCCCACTCAGGGCCAAttctagactttttactgcctgaggcaaacttgtgaggatgcgccgcctgatttagaatgatcgcacagcaccgggcaatttactctgcttcatttaatgttatcacatgacatgctgcagctcaacacaatggcacactggctggctgtgagactgtgaaaaactgctcaccctcagccactccattcctcctcagtcaggacagcagtgccacctcctcccttctgctgtgcaaatcaaatgaaacactgctgctctcctgcctccccttcctcctcactcactgtcagactcctcacacagcacaacaagctgcttttccccaatgatgacatcttcaccttgctctcctctagcttcttctcctactctgactgcatgctgtaagtgtaaacactcaatacaaacatgctgcccctgtaatctctgccgcctgatgcaaatgtttcaccttgcttcatgagagaaccggccatcCTCTTGTCCCACTTAAGTTGGACATGCTGCTCAGGCCTTTTGAAATGAGCGTATCAAACAACAGTATAAACAAATGTGCTGCAACTTAGATATGCACCCTATTTTTTCATGTGTGGTGCAATTTAATCTTTAGTTCTGCTAGTATTTTCATGTATATGAGATTCCAAGGAATCCAAAGGACCCTTCTGGTAGTTCACATTATACCTTATTGACCGGGAATCTGCCTGACTCAGGAAGGCTATCTCTACACTTTACTTCATTTAATGCCCTCAGTCtcaagcccttattcaattaactttttctcctaagttttttcctaggtgatattttcacaccttatcaataaaatgccttttaagccaccagcaagcaaaagaaaaaaattgtcatttgacttgcacagcagaagggaggaggtggcactgctgttctgactgaggaggaatggagtggctgagggtgagcagtttgcttgtcagactcacagccagccagtgtgctattgtgtttagctgcagcatgtcatgtgagaacattaaatgaagcagaataaattgttgggtgctgtgcgatcattccaaatcgaggggaggcatcctcacaagtttgcctgagGCAGCAAAAATTCTAGACCCGGCTATGGGAGGAAGAGTTTAATAGGTACTTAGGCTTAGCTGGCGTACATCTCTAACACATTTATAAACTTCCTAGCTGCTCATATGTGCCAGGATGTGTGCCAAACAATGCATACAGGTTCCAATACATGTGAAGTGTCAACCTGTTAAAAGTTGTAGCCACACCCCTTCTAGGCTTACATATGATTATCCAAACCCACATATAAcaagaccacgcccacttttttatATGACTCACTGTGTACCCCTCACAGGTATCCTGTCCTTGGTGCACAGAGGTGCCCAAGATCTTCTGGGATGCTAGCaatgcacccccccccacacacacacacacacacacgcaccaccaccaccaccaccaatcagGCACGCTTCAATTCTATTTAGAGAGGATTACAAACTATTCTGTCTACACAGCAATCAGTGCAGCTTTATGCTTGAGGTACCCTTTCTTATTGAATAGTAAACACAAACACCTGTATAATTGAACAGAATAGTGCTATATAATTGAACAGaaattgtcaatgagatgcaaataagtccAATTTCCATGCAAATATAAGGCAAATTGTATACAGCTTGGAACTGAGCACTTCACAAATGATTtggattggtccaattccaagcatTAACATTATTATTGACCAACTCTATAAACgagtaataataacaatatgcATGAAGGGTGACGAGGTTGACAAAATTGTGAAAATGACTTtcaatatgtttaaatgttttctaGGTTGGATGAGATCACTGGAGGATTTGATCAGTTGCCCTTGGCTTTAGCCCGCTGTTTAGGAAATGTAATCAAGCTGAATTCTACCGTAGTTAAAATCATAAGGAAGGCAAAATCAGTAATTGTCCAATACCGTAAAGGTAAATCTGCCCCTATCACCAACATCATTGCAGACTATGTGCTTGTCACATCCACTGCAAAGGCCACAAGACGTATTGACTTCAGCCCTCTGCTCAGTGATGAGAAGACTTAtgcattgagatacattaactaTATTAgtgcaacaaaaatatttttggtTTGTAATGAGAGATTCTGGGAAAGAGATGGCTTACTTGGTGGGAGAAGTTACACAGATCGTCCATCACGCTTTATGTACTACCCAAGTCATAACTTTACTGGTGGAAAAGATGTCCTCCTAGCATCCTACACTATTGGAGAGGATTCTTTGTTCTTCCTATCACTCAGCGATGAACAATGCGTAGATGTGGTTCTAGAGGACTTGGCCGCCATCCACCAAAGACAAAAAGAGGAGCTCAGAAACCTCTGCCCAAAAGCTGTGGTGAAGAAATGGAGTCTGGATTCAAATTCCATGGGAGCCTTTGCCCATTTTATCCCATaccaatatatttatatgtatgagCACCTATCCCAACCTGAAGGTAGAATACATTTTGCTGGAGAACACACATCTGCTCCCCATGGTTGGATTGACACCGCTATTAAGAGTGGCATAAGAGCTGCAAAAGATATTTATGAGGATGCCAAAACATTTCTCCACAAATGAAATGTGAAACCCCCCTCACAGGTGCATCATATTATCGGTATATATTTCCTGATTAAATACTCAAAGGTTCGCTATGTTGGAATTCATTGTTGTATGATTTTTAACATAAGTTGTGAGAAATGAAGTTTAACTTGATAACCACAATTCCCTTCTTTCATGGTTGATGTCTCTGAATCTAACCCTCTAATTTTCACTTTTGACCTATGCTTAAAAGGGGTAATACAGTATTACACTTTGTAATACAAATTAGATGTTAGATTCGATATATACATCAAATCTAATAGAAAGAAAATATTTCTCTGATGAGATCTGATCCAATATCAAGTGGGGACATGCAGCAAGATGGTAAATTAAAAATATCAGGTAGCTGGGCGGGTCTTAGGTGGAGCTTCCCACTAGACTAACAGCTTGGATCATTTGGCACTACAGAGCTGGCTCCCAGTTTCAGCCCGCCGCTAGGGTACAAGCAGCCCACACGAAGGCCTCACCCTCTGCAGGGGCCTCGGGCCCCCCATGCTGGTCTGCCCTGTGCTGTGCCCTGTGATGCTCCACGGCACCCTCCTGTCCTGCAGAGTTGTGGTGAGTAGAGTGACTCGCATGTCCATGATCTAGCGCCAAATCGCACTGCTCTTCTCTTCTGTACCGCTTACTGTCTGGTAACTAGGGCTCCGGCCTGCCCCTCGCATCATGATGTCATCATAGGAGGTGCTGGCCAGAACCATCATAACCAGATGGTaagaggcagaggagagcagtGAGATTCAGCTCTGGATCATGGACATGTGAGTCACTCTACTCACCACAACtctgcaggacaggagggggctGTGGAGCATCACAGGGCACAGCACAGGGCAGACCAGCATGGGAAGCCTGaatactctgcagaggggaggaCATCTTTctacctatgctgggctgggtggtggtggggggaggacacctgtctacctataccgggctggggagcggaggaggacatctgactacctatacttggctggGGGGGGGATCAGTCTACCTTACCTATACTAGGCTGGGGAGTGGGGGAGAGGCACAGGGGGAGTAcatttgactacctatactaggctgGGGGGGGGCATCTTTCTATTTATACCGGGCTGGGGAGGACatttgtctacctatactgggctgaggggcggactgggggggggggacatctgtctGCTTATACTTGCCTGGGAGGGgcatctgactacctacactgggcagggGGAAACATCTGACTACCGGGATGGTAGTCCACCTACCTCATGCCCTGGCCATGCCCATTTCTTGCCTCTGCGCACTGCACACGTGGCTCCTTTGGGGGATGGGGGCCTCAAATTATGTGCCGTTTGGAGACAaaaaaaaccttagcagcacccctgttTCAGCCTGACATGGTTGTATATGCATTTGGTACCTCACCCCTGACAGCTCGAGTGGTAGTGGCATTCTGAAAGCTTCAGTTGGGTGAGATCATCTTGTGATGGGGTGCTGACATATAGTAGCATGGAAGAGGTTGTGAGCCATGAATTCCTTGTGCAGCTTGGCAAGCCCAATGCATTATACAGCACAGCCTAGATGACGGGACGTTCATTGTTAGAAATACCTTTTTCAAGCTATtttttgtgccccagtatattataGTGGAGATTGTGGTGTCTATTTATCAACTGGGTGCAACTGTGTATATTTTACATTTGAAAGTAAATGTATTATTTGTTTGTATTCTTCTGTGCTTGACCTGTTTCTCCCTGCTTTCTGGCACTATGCAGCTTGCCTATCAGTGATATCCTGAAATCAATTGGTTGTGCCTAGACACTTTTAGCAATTTAAGATACGTTTatctgtctatttttttttttaactgtctgGTCTTGGCTTTTTGTATGTAATCTGACAGTTGGTTTTTTACTCTCAAATCTGTCAGGCTATACTTTTAGTGTCGGGGGACTTGCATCTTCGTGCAATTTTTcataatttttaataaaatatgacTATTTTCTGGTTACCT is a window of Hyperolius riggenbachi isolate aHypRig1 chromosome 6, aHypRig1.pri, whole genome shotgun sequence DNA encoding:
- the LOC137522699 gene encoding L-amino-acid oxidase-like codes for the protein MNLLDECLQDPQYKEYENILKNGLPRVNKQHQKHVVIVGAGMAGLSAAKTLQDAGHRVTILEASHHVGGRIQTYRESDLWYVDVGPMRLPESHRLVREYVDHFGLKMNKFIMDTEENVYLFKGIRHVQTEVTKTPNMFGFALSPEEEGKSPDEMSSSMLKKFVQENNGKNCREILDQLDGASIQSFLMDEGRLSYGAYQMFGDYMNTNGQAYLSYMEAALDMNVFKSARLDEITGGFDQLPLALARCLGNVIKLNSTVVKIIRKAKSVIVQYRKGKSAPITNIIADYVLVTSTAKATRRIDFSPLLSDEKTYALRYINYISATKIFLVCNERFWERDGLLGGRSYTDRPSRFMYYPSHNFTGGKDVLLASYTIGEDSLFFLSLSDEQCVDVVLEDLAAIHQRQKEELRNLCPKAVVKKWSLDSNSMGAFAHFIPYQYIYMYEHLSQPEGRIHFAGEHTSAPHGWIDTAIKSGIRAAKDIYEDAKTFLHK